Sequence from the [Bacteroides] pectinophilus genome:
GCGTATAGGATAGCATATTGTAAAGGTAAGGGGTATAAGCGGCTATATAGTCATAGTAATCCCCGGAGGTTATTATTTGACTGCAATTCAAGTCCATGATACAATCCTGTGAGTACCTGTGGATTTTTGCACAGGTACGGAAGCATTTTGTATATAATATGCACAGGAATGGAGATTAGTGTAAAAAATCAGCTTGATAGCTGATTTTTTACACAGCTATTTGTGTCGCAGGCGCCACAAATAGCATCTGTCGCAGAGCCAGATCTGACATCTGGCTCGCGATTCCTCCGGCACTTTGTGCCTGCGGAATGGAGAAAAGTGTGGAAAATCATATCAATAATGAGAAAAAATACAGGGCGATAGCTCTTGATCTTGACGGAACTCTTACCGACAGCAATAAGCAGCTTCCTAAGGAGAATAAGGAAGCGATATGGAAAGCGATTGACAGCGGATGTGCGGTCATACTTGCATCAGGAAGACCGGTGCTTGGAATCGCTGCAATAGCGGATGAGCTTGAACTTAAGGAACGCGGCGGTTATGTGCTTGCATATAACGGAGGCAGCATAATTGACTGGAAGACGGGGAAACTTATGTATGAGAACATGCTTCCGGCAGAGTGTATACATGATATATGTGAGCTTGCTGATGAGAATGGAGTTGTTGCGCTTACTTACAATGATGATTCGATAGTGGCTGAGAATGATACGGATGAGTATGTTATAAAGGAAGCAAAGTGTAATAATGCTCCGGTACTAAAGCTCGATAATCTTGAGGAATATGTTGATTATCCGGTGTCAAAGTTCCTTGTTGTCGGAGAACACGAAAAACTCCTGCCTGTTCAGGAGGCACTGCTGTCAAAGCATGGTGACAGGCTTGATGCATTTTTCTCAGAGAGCTATTTCCTTGAGGTTGTGCCAAAGGGAGTGAGCAAGTCTGCGTCACTGGACAGCCTGCTTACAGGACTTGGAATTGACAGGTCAGAGCTTATAGCCTGCGGTGACGGTATGAATGATATTCCGATGCTTGAATATGCAGGGCTTGCGGTTGTTATGGAGAATGCATATCCTGAGGTAAAGAAGTACGCCGGTTATATAACAGAGTCTAATGACAATTGCGGTGTAGCACGGGCTATTGAGAAGTTTTTGTTGTAAAAAATAATCTGTGTGGTATAATTAACGAGTATATTTTCAGAGTGGGGAGAAAATATACTCGAGACATCAAAGAAGAAAGGGTACTGAATTATTCAGAAAAGGTTACATTATGGCAGATTCAAGTAACAAGAAAAAGGCTGCGTCACATGAGAGTAAGAAGTCCAATATGGAGATTATGTTCTCCGGCTCAGATTCTCTTACAAAGCGTGAACGCCGTAAGAAGAAGCAGCTGATTGCCAGATCAGTAGGATTTGCACTGATTGGAATCGAAGTTATAGCACTTATCATATTCCTTGCAGCATTATTCAAGCTTAATATGATTCCTGCTAAGTATATGGCGATGCTTATAGGCATTCTGCTTCTTATAACAGTATATAACGTACTTTCCCAGTTTACCAAGGCACACTGGGTCGGCAAAGTGCTTGCGGTACTGCTTGCGGTAGTGATGTTTGTTGGTTCTTCGTATATAGGCAAGGCTAACAGTGTAATCAGTAATATAGCGGGTGTAACAACCAAGACGGATACATTCTCACTTGTTGTTCTTGCAACCGATCCGGCAACAGGTGTTGAAGCAACTAAGAATTATACATTCGGATACAACAAGATTAATAACAAAGACATGGCAGAGAGCCTTATCCAGGAAGTTAATACAACACTTGGAACTAATGTAAAGACACGTACTTATGATAACTGGACTAATATTATTAATGCACTTTATAATAATGAAGTAAAGGTAATTGTATTTAACGAGTCCAACAGAGCGATGCTTGAAGAGCAGTTCACTGATTTTGAAGAAAAGACAAAAGTTATCTATACTAAGACATATACAACACAGATAAAGGAGAATGTTGTTAATAAGAACACGGCAACAGAGTCATTCACAATCTATGTATCAGGTAATGATGATTATGGTGCTATATCAGCCAACGGACGAAGCGACGTTAATATTGTAGCAACATTTAATCCTAAGACAAGACAGGTATTGATGGTCTCTACACCTCGTGATTACTGGGTCCCTGTTGATACACTGTCAACAGATTCCAATGGCAAGGCTGTAAC
This genomic interval carries:
- a CDS encoding LCP family protein, whose translation is MADSSNKKKAASHESKKSNMEIMFSGSDSLTKRERRKKKQLIARSVGFALIGIEVIALIIFLAALFKLNMIPAKYMAMLIGILLLITVYNVLSQFTKAHWVGKVLAVLLAVVMFVGSSYIGKANSVISNIAGVTTKTDTFSLVVLATDPATGVEATKNYTFGYNKINNKDMAESLIQEVNTTLGTNVKTRTYDNWTNIINALYNNEVKVIVFNESNRAMLEEQFTDFEEKTKVIYTKTYTTQIKENVVNKNTATESFTIYVSGNDDYGAISANGRSDVNIVATFNPKTRQVLMVSTPRDYWVPVDTLSTDSNGKAVTGYEKLTHAGNYGVDSSISTLESLYGVDVDYYVKVNFTGAVGVIDALGGITINSDVKFTNGEDAAPVAYNFVVGPNECDGEKALAFCRERQAFSDGDNQRGRNQMAAIEGMIDKATSTAILTQYNKVLDAVSGLIATNMPDSAISNLVKAQINDPTGWNIMSYSVSGTGATKTGQLFGIVGMSVIEPDYSTVNTAIELMSKVRNGEVFDIDQFLEDKALESGTTQAR
- a CDS encoding Cof-type HAD-IIB family hydrolase, whose protein sequence is MENHINNEKKYRAIALDLDGTLTDSNKQLPKENKEAIWKAIDSGCAVILASGRPVLGIAAIADELELKERGGYVLAYNGGSIIDWKTGKLMYENMLPAECIHDICELADENGVVALTYNDDSIVAENDTDEYVIKEAKCNNAPVLKLDNLEEYVDYPVSKFLVVGEHEKLLPVQEALLSKHGDRLDAFFSESYFLEVVPKGVSKSASLDSLLTGLGIDRSELIACGDGMNDIPMLEYAGLAVVMENAYPEVKKYAGYITESNDNCGVARAIEKFLL